A genomic region of Pyrus communis chromosome 14, drPyrComm1.1, whole genome shotgun sequence contains the following coding sequences:
- the LOC137715961 gene encoding SWR1 complex subunit 6-like, translated as MDDDGSNPLRRMSSRTRKVASKMTAALQSSDNRTQAALARLEALENDNAGLETVEVNDDDEASLDDDDVFITKKQSKGTKRKTRQAKALEAKKAPRTFLELLHEANLDSLPPHVPSYLKAAVGPPSSTSRRHFCTVCGSAATYTCVRCGVRFCSGRCQNIHNDTRCLKFVA; from the exons ATGGACGACGATGGGTCCAACCCATTGCGCCGAATGTCGAGTCGAACTCGAAAGGTTGCTTCGAAAATGACTGCTGCCCTCCAGAGCAGTGACAACCGCACGCAG GCTGCCCTTGCTCGGCTTGAAGCTTTGGAAAATGATAATGCTGGTTTGGAGACGGTAGAAGTTAACGACGATGATGAAGCTTCTCTTGACGATGATGATG TGTTTATAACAAAGAAGCAGTCTAAGGGTACCAAACGTAAAACCCGGCAGGCAAAAGCTCTTGAGGCCAAGAAGGCCCCAAGAACATTCCTTGAGCTTCTACATGAG GCAAATCTCGACTCCTTGCCTCCTCATGTTCCTTCCTATCTGAAGGCAGCAGTGGGACCACCAAGCTCTACCTCCCGCCGCCATTTCTGCACTGTTTGTGGTTCTGCTGCCACCTACACATGTGTGAGGTGTGGGGTGCGCTTCTGCTCGGGTCGTTGCCAGAATATACACAATGATACTCGATGTTTGAAGTTTGTTGCCTGA
- the LOC137715960 gene encoding laccase-3-like isoform X1: MEASTFTLLLGLLAFLTFLASFSAAEDHFHEFIVEAKPVRRLCRTHTTITVNGQFPGPTLEVRNGDSVAVQVTNRAKYNITIHWHGLKQQRNPWADGPEYVTQCPIQPGATYTYRFTITDQEGTLWWHAHSRWLRATVYGALIIYPRLGSPYPFSMPKQEVPLLLGEWFDRNPLDVQRLAAFTGGAPNVSDAYTINGQPGDLYRCSKQETIRIPVESGESLLLRVVNSALNQELFFTVANHQLTVVSADAAYTKPFTTRVIMLGPGQTTDVLVTADQPPARYYVAARAYQTAQNAPFDNTTTTAILEYKNAACSKNGKPLAPLLPRLPAYNDTATSTAFTAQLKSPSQVKVPMQIDENLYFIVGLGLNNCTVPNSPRCQGPNNTRFAASMNNVSFVFPRSTSLMQAAYSGVPGVFTTDFPPVPPVQFNYTGNVPRGLWSPRRGTKLYKLKYDANVQIVLQDTSIVTTEDHPMHLHGYHFYVIGSGFGNYNPRTDPAKFNLVDPPQRNTIGTPPGGWVAIRFKADNPGKMLISYHKLSSNLFLYTILMFFSLLNPNRCLVDALSLRCTSLPGFGNGFSSRERKRTTTVCNSSSSRSTTMLNYQQKITLVVGFHY; this comes from the exons ATGGAGGCTTCCACATTTACCCTTCTGCTTGGCCTTCTTGCCTTCCTCACTTTCTTAGCTTCTTTCTCTGCTGCAGAAGATCACTTCCATGAATTCATA GTTGAAGCAAAGCCAGTGAGGAGGCTGTGCAGAACCCACACCACAATCACAGTGAATGGTCAGTTCCCGGGACCAACTTTGGAAGTCAGAAATGGAGATTCCGTTGCCGTCCAAGTTACCAACAGAGCAAAATACAATATCACCATCCACTG GCATGGACTGAAGCAGCAGAGAAATCCATGGGCTGATGGTCCTGAATACGTCACACAGTGCCCTATCCAGCCAGGAGCTACTTATACATACAGGTTCACAATCACAGACCAAGAGGGCACTTTGTGGTGGCATGCTCACAGCAGATGGCTTAGAGCCACTGTCTACGGAGCCCTCATCATCTACCCTAGATTGGGTTCTCCCTACCCCTTCTCAATGCCGAAACAAGAAGTTCCCCTTCTTCTTGGGGAATGGTTTGATCGAAACCCCCTTGATGtccaaaggcttgcggctttcaCAGGAGGAGCACCTAATGTCTCTGATGCATACACCATTAATGGCCAGCCTGGTGATCTTTACAGATGTTCCAAACAAG AAACCATTCGAATTCCAGTTGAATCGGGCGAGTCACTTCTCCTGAGAGTCGTCAACTCTGCACTCAATCAAGAACTCTTCTTTACTGTTGCCAACCACCAACTGACTGTTGTGAGCGCTGACGCAGCTTACACAAAACCTTTCACAACCAGAGTTATCATGCTAGGGCCTGGCCAAACAACCGATGTTCTGGTTACTGCTGATCAGCCCCCAGCTCGCTACTACGTGGCTGCTCGTGCCTATCAGACTGCCCAGAATGCACCCTTCGACAATACCACCACCACTGCTATCCTTGAGTACAAGAATGCTGCTTGTTCAAAGAATGGCAAACCTTTAGCACCACTATTGCCTAGATTGCCAGCTTACAACGACACAGCAACTTCTACTGCATTCACTGCTCAGCTAAAGAGCCCATCCCAGGTCAAAGTCCCCATGCAGATTGACGAGAACCTGTATTTCATTGTGGGTTTAGGACTGAATAATTGCACAGTTCCTAACAGCCCTCGGTGTCAAGGACCAAATAACACCCGCTTTGCAGCTAGCATGAACAATGTTTCCTTTGTATTCCCAAGAAGCACCTCCTTAATGCAAGCCGCCTACAGTGGTGTACCTGGTGTCTTCACCACAGACTTTCCACCTGTTCCTCCTGTGCAATTCAACTATACCGGAAATGTGCCCCGGGGACTATGGTCACCTCGTCGTGGAACTAAGCTCTACAAATTGAAGTATGACGCTAATGTACAAATAGTGCTTCAGGACACCAGTATTGTGACAACTGAGGACCACCCTATGCATCTTCATGGGTACCATTTCTACGTGATTGGATCAGGATTTGGAAACTACAACCCCAGAACAGATCCAGCGAAATTCAACCTCGTTGACCCGCCACAGAGGAATACCATTGGAACACCTCCAGGAGGATGGGTAGCTATTCGATTTAAGGCTGATAATCCAGGTAAGATGCTAATCTCGTATCATAAGCTTTCTTCTAACTTATTTTTGTACactattttgatgtttttttcaCTTCTTAATCCAAATAGGTGTCTGGTTGATGCATTGTCACTTAGATGCACATCTCTTCCTGGGTTTGGCAATGGCTTTTCTAGTCGAGAACGGAAACGGACCACTACAGTCTGTAATTCCTCCTCCAGCAGATCTACCACGATGCTAAATTATCAGCAGAAGATCACACTAGTAGTTGGATTTCACTATTGA
- the LOC137715960 gene encoding laccase-3-like isoform X2 translates to MEASTFTLLLGLLAFLTFLASFSAAEDHFHEFIVEAKPVRRLCRTHTTITVNGQFPGPTLEVRNGDSVAVQVTNRAKYNITIHWHGLKQQRNPWADGPEYVTQCPIQPGATYTYRFTITDQEGTLWWHAHSRWLRATVYGALIIYPRLGSPYPFSMPKQEVPLLLGEWFDRNPLDVQRLAAFTGGAPNVSDAYTINGQPGDLYRCSKQETIRIPVESGESLLLRVVNSALNQELFFTVANHQLTVVSADAAYTKPFTTRVIMLGPGQTTDVLVTADQPPARYYVAARAYQTAQNAPFDNTTTTAILEYKNAACSKNGKPLAPLLPRLPAYNDTATSTAFTAQLKSPSQVKVPMQIDENLYFIVGLGLNNCTVPNSPRCQGPNNTRFAASMNNVSFVFPRSTSLMQAAYSGVPGVFTTDFPPVPPVQFNYTGNVPRGLWSPRRGTKLYKLKYDANVQIVLQDTSIVTTEDHPMHLHGYHFYVIGSGFGNYNPRTDPAKFNLVDPPQRNTIGTPPGGWVAIRFKADNPGVWLMHCHLDAHLFLGLAMAFLVENGNGPLQSVIPPPADLPRC, encoded by the exons ATGGAGGCTTCCACATTTACCCTTCTGCTTGGCCTTCTTGCCTTCCTCACTTTCTTAGCTTCTTTCTCTGCTGCAGAAGATCACTTCCATGAATTCATA GTTGAAGCAAAGCCAGTGAGGAGGCTGTGCAGAACCCACACCACAATCACAGTGAATGGTCAGTTCCCGGGACCAACTTTGGAAGTCAGAAATGGAGATTCCGTTGCCGTCCAAGTTACCAACAGAGCAAAATACAATATCACCATCCACTG GCATGGACTGAAGCAGCAGAGAAATCCATGGGCTGATGGTCCTGAATACGTCACACAGTGCCCTATCCAGCCAGGAGCTACTTATACATACAGGTTCACAATCACAGACCAAGAGGGCACTTTGTGGTGGCATGCTCACAGCAGATGGCTTAGAGCCACTGTCTACGGAGCCCTCATCATCTACCCTAGATTGGGTTCTCCCTACCCCTTCTCAATGCCGAAACAAGAAGTTCCCCTTCTTCTTGGGGAATGGTTTGATCGAAACCCCCTTGATGtccaaaggcttgcggctttcaCAGGAGGAGCACCTAATGTCTCTGATGCATACACCATTAATGGCCAGCCTGGTGATCTTTACAGATGTTCCAAACAAG AAACCATTCGAATTCCAGTTGAATCGGGCGAGTCACTTCTCCTGAGAGTCGTCAACTCTGCACTCAATCAAGAACTCTTCTTTACTGTTGCCAACCACCAACTGACTGTTGTGAGCGCTGACGCAGCTTACACAAAACCTTTCACAACCAGAGTTATCATGCTAGGGCCTGGCCAAACAACCGATGTTCTGGTTACTGCTGATCAGCCCCCAGCTCGCTACTACGTGGCTGCTCGTGCCTATCAGACTGCCCAGAATGCACCCTTCGACAATACCACCACCACTGCTATCCTTGAGTACAAGAATGCTGCTTGTTCAAAGAATGGCAAACCTTTAGCACCACTATTGCCTAGATTGCCAGCTTACAACGACACAGCAACTTCTACTGCATTCACTGCTCAGCTAAAGAGCCCATCCCAGGTCAAAGTCCCCATGCAGATTGACGAGAACCTGTATTTCATTGTGGGTTTAGGACTGAATAATTGCACAGTTCCTAACAGCCCTCGGTGTCAAGGACCAAATAACACCCGCTTTGCAGCTAGCATGAACAATGTTTCCTTTGTATTCCCAAGAAGCACCTCCTTAATGCAAGCCGCCTACAGTGGTGTACCTGGTGTCTTCACCACAGACTTTCCACCTGTTCCTCCTGTGCAATTCAACTATACCGGAAATGTGCCCCGGGGACTATGGTCACCTCGTCGTGGAACTAAGCTCTACAAATTGAAGTATGACGCTAATGTACAAATAGTGCTTCAGGACACCAGTATTGTGACAACTGAGGACCACCCTATGCATCTTCATGGGTACCATTTCTACGTGATTGGATCAGGATTTGGAAACTACAACCCCAGAACAGATCCAGCGAAATTCAACCTCGTTGACCCGCCACAGAGGAATACCATTGGAACACCTCCAGGAGGATGGGTAGCTATTCGATTTAAGGCTGATAATCCAG GTGTCTGGTTGATGCATTGTCACTTAGATGCACATCTCTTCCTGGGTTTGGCAATGGCTTTTCTAGTCGAGAACGGAAACGGACCACTACAGTCTGTAATTCCTCCTCCAGCAGATCTACCACGATGCTAA
- the LOC137716344 gene encoding N-terminal acetyltransferase B complex auxiliary subunit NAA25-like translates to MASKFGLAGGIPERRVRPIWDAIDSRQFKTALKLVTGLLSKYPNSPYCLALKALVLDRMGKSDEALSVCLNAKELLHSNDSVLMDDLTLSTLQIVFQRLDHLEMATSCYEYACGKISNNLELMMGLFNCYVREYSFVKQQQTAIKMYKLVGEERFLLWAVCSIQLQVFCGNGSEKLLALAEGLIKKHVASHSLHEPEALMVYVSILEQQAKYGDALEILSGKLGSLLMIEVDKLRIQGRLHARAGDYTAAASIFQKILELCPDDWDCFLHYLGCLLEDDSNWCNMANTDPFHPPKFIECKILNLGDEVFDSRMSNASDFVQKLLENIGDNFLRSPYLANIEIERRRHLHGKGDAEKLMESLVQYFLRCGHLACFTYDVEMFLEVLTPDKKAQLLGKLKESSHSISAVPTKVLGQSITLFKFQELIGNTFKLPVGELEGSALQMVEMYCQNLPLSKDLDSQESMHGEELLSMACNALIQLFWRTRNFGYYFEAIMVLEFGLTIRKYVWEYKILLLHLYSHLGALSLAYEWFRSLDVKNILMETVSHHILPQMLVSPLWADLNNLLKDYLKFMDDHLRESADLTFLAYRHRNYSKVIEFIQFKERLQQSNQYLVAKVEGPILQLKQNADTIDDEETVLESLKCGVHFVELSNEIGSKSLTFNEDLQSRPWWTPTAERNYLLGPFEGVSYCPKENSVKEREANVRRVIERKSLLPRMIYLSIQNASTSLKENLEANGTTSGSKVPSELKGLLERYAKMLGFTLNDAIEAVLGVSSGLKSFEVFGADLIDWINFSVFLNAWNLSSHEIGQANGDAGLSLAWHCVDSLLEKYVSEKVSSMETLISSPWVDVPLLVQLVTEPLAWHALVIQSCTRSSHPSGKKKKKTGVVDHSSLSHMRDSVQSLCNTLEKVMKWLREQINRPEDESLDTLLSSLQNKGQNEGPGQVFHILETYISSVDDTEVGDRISRALKSWSPPDVARKLITGKCTVLSEFLRICGSKLKVLQTLKQQIAQV, encoded by the exons ATGGCGTCCAAGTTCGGGTTGGCCGGAGGCATACCGGAGCGCCGGGTCCGACCCATTTGGGACGCCATCGATTCTCGCCAATTCAAGACCGCTCTCAAGCTTGTCACCGGCCTCCTCTCCAAGTACCCCAATTCGCCCTACTGCCTG GCGCTTAAAGCTCTCGTCTTGGATAGGATGGGGAAATCCGACGAGGCATTGTCGGTCTGCCTGAACGCCAAGGAGCTTCTGCACTCAAACGACTCCGTTTTGATGGACGATCTCACTCTCAGCACCTTGCAAATCGTCTTCCAACGGCTCGATCACt TGGAAATGGCTACGAGCTGTTACGAATACGCTTGCGGaaaaatttccaacaatttGGAGCTCATGATGGGCCTCTTCAACTGCTATGTTCGCGAATACTCGTTTGTAAAGCAGCAACAG ACAGCTATAAAAATGTACAAGCTTGTTGGGGAGGAGAGGTTTTTGCTATGGGCAGTGTGTAGCATCCAGTTACAG GTATTTTGTGGCAATGGGAGTGAGAAGCTATTAGCTTTAGCCGAAGGTTTGATTAAGAAACACGTTGCCTCCCACAGCTTGCATGAGCCTGAAg CTCTTATGGTCTATGTTTCCATATTGGAACAACAAGCCAAATATGGGGATGCTCTGGAAATTCTCTCTGGAAAGTTAGGATCGCTTTTGATGATTGAAGTTGATAAGCTACGCATACAG GGAAGGCTTCATGCTCGGGCAGGTGACTACACTGCTGCTGCCAGCATATTTCAAAAAATCCTAGAATTATG TCCTGATGATTGGGATTGTTTCCTACATTACCTCGGTTGTTTGCTGGAGGATGACAGCAATTGGTGCAATATGGCCAACACAGATCCATTTCATCCTCCAAAATTCATTGAGTGCAAGATTTTAAACTTGGGAGATGAAGTG TTTGATTCTCGCATGTCAAATGCATCGGATTTTGTACAGAAGTTACTAGAAAACATCGGTGATAATTTTCTAAGGTCTCCATACTTGgcaaatattgaaattgaaaggAGGAGGCACTTACATGGCAAAGGGGATGCTGAGAAGTTAATGGAGTCTCTAGTCCAGTACTTTCTAAG GTGTGGTCACTTGGCCTGCTTCACTTATGATGTCGAGATGTTTCTTGAAGTTTTAACGCCTGATAAGAAGGCACAATTGCTGGGGAAGTTAAAGGAAAGCTCTCACTCCATTTCAGCTGTTCCAACAAAAGTTCTTGGGCAGTCAATAACACTCTTTAAATTTCAAGAATTGATAGGGAACACATTCAAACTTCCTGTGGGTG AACTTGAGGGATCTGCTTTGCAGATGGTGGAGATGTATTGTCAAAACCTTCCACTTTCGAAGGACTTGGATTCACAAGAGAGTATGCATGGTGAGGAGCTGCTCTCAATGGCATGCAATGCGTTGATTCAG TTATTTTGGCGTACAAGGAATTTCGGCTACTATTTTGAAGCAATTATGGTATTGGAATTCGGCTTAACCATTCGGAA ATATGTATGGGAGTACAAGATATTGTTGCTGCACTTATATTCCCACTTAGGTGCCCTTTCGTTAGCTTATGAGTG GTTCCGATCATTGGATGTGAAAAATATCTTGATGGAAACTGTTTCACACCATATTTTACCCCAGATGTTGGTGTCTCCCCTATGGGCAGATCTAAATAATCTGCTAAAGGATTATCTCAAGTTTATGGATGACCACTTAAGAGAATCAGCAGACCTTACATTTCTTGCCTATCGTCATAGAAATTACTCAAAA GTAATTGAATTTATCCAGTTTAAAGAAAGACTACAACAATCCAATCAGTATCTAGTGGCGAAGGTTGAAGGACCCATTCTACAGTTAAAGCAGAATGCAGATACAATTGATGATGAAGAG ACTGTTCTTGAGAGCTTGAAATGCGGTGTTCACTTTGTTGAACTCTCTAATGAGATTGGATCCAAATCGTTGACCTTCAATGAAGATTTGCAGTCCCGTCCATGGTGGACACCAACTGCAGAAAGAAACTATCTTTTAG GTCCTTTTGAAGGAGTATCCTATTGTCCAAAAGAGAACTCG GTGAAAGAAAGGGAAGCAAATGTAAGGAGAGTTATCGAGAGGAAGTCTCTTCTCCCTCGGATGATTTATTTGTCCATACAGAATGCTTCAACTTCACTCAAAGAAAATCTCGAGGCCAATGGAACGACATCTGGCTCTAAAGTCCCCTCAGAACTTAAGGGTTTGCTTGAGCGCTATGCAAAAATGTTGGGATTCACACTAAATGATGCTATAGAAGCGGTTTTGGGGGTCTCTAGTGGCCTAAAGTCATTTGAG GTCTTTGGTGCGGACTTGATTGACTGGATAAATTTTTCTGTGTTTCTGAATGCATGGAACTTGAGTTCCCATGAAATTGGGCAAGCAAATGGTGATGCAGGTCTGTCTCTAGCATGGCACTGTGTGGATTCGCTGTTGGAGAAGTATGTTTCGGAGAAAGTTAGCTCGATGGAGACTCTAATTAGCTCTCCCTGGGTTGATGTTCCACTTCTGGTTCAGTTGGTTACAGAACCTTTGGCCTGGCACGCTCTTGTAATTCAATCTTGTACTCGGTCATCTCATCCGtctggaaagaagaagaagaaaactggaGTTGTGGATCATTCTAGTCTGTCCCATATGCGGGATTCTGTCCAGTCTCTGTGTAATACTCTGGAAAAAGTTATGAAATGGTTAAGAGAACAGATCAACAGGCCAGAGGATGAAAGTTTAGACACTTTACTCTCCTCTTTGCAGAATAAAGGACAGAATGAAGGCCCTGGGCAGGTTTTCCATATCCTAGAAACTTATATCTCATCCGTAGATGACACAGAGGTCGGTGATAGAATTTCCCGAGCATTGAAGTCTTGGAGTCCTCCTGATGTTGCACGGAAGCTAATAACTGGGAAATGTACGGTGCTGTCTGAGTTTCTAAGGATCTGTggatccaaactaaaggtgttgCAGACATTGAAACAGCAGATAGCTCAAGTCTGA